A genomic stretch from Serratia entomophila includes:
- a CDS encoding YhdT family protein encodes MDTRFIQAHREARWALGLTLLYLLAWSLAAYLPDSAFGVTGLPHWFEMACLLVPLLFIGLCWLMVRVVFRDISLEDGDAN; translated from the coding sequence ATGGACACACGTTTTATACAAGCCCACCGCGAGGCGCGCTGGGCGCTGGGCCTGACGCTGCTGTACCTGCTGGCCTGGTCGCTGGCGGCCTATCTGCCGGACAGCGCCTTCGGCGTCACCGGCCTGCCGCACTGGTTCGAAATGGCCTGCCTGCTGGTGCCGCTGCTGTTTATCGGCCTGTGCTGGCTGATGGTGCGCGTGGTATTCCGTGATATTTCGCTGGAGGACGGCGATGCAAACTGA
- the panF gene encoding sodium/pantothenate symporter, translating into MQTEVILPLIAYLLLVFGLSVYAYSRRQSGNFLSEYFLGNRSMGGFVLAMTLTATYISASSFIGGPGAAYKYGLGWVLLAMIQLPAVWLSLGVLGKKFAILARRYNAITLNDMLYGRYQSRLLVWLASLSLLVAFLGAMTVQFIGGARLLETAAGIPYDTGLLIFGISIALYTAFGGFRASVLNDAMQGLVMLLGTVLLLVAVIHAAGGLHSAVDKLQQIDPALVSPQGGDRILSLPFMASFWILVCFGVIGLPHTAVRCISYKDSKAVHRGIILGTLVVAVLMFGMHLAGALGRAVLPDLKIPDQVIPTLMITVLPPYAAGIFLAAPMAAIMSTINAQLLQSSATIIKDLYLGVRPQQMQNERMIKRFSSLTTLILGLLVLLAAWRPPEMIIWLNLLAFGGLEAVFLWPLVLGLYWERANAQGALSSMVSGALCYTLLASFNLQPAGLHPIVPSLLLSLLAFYFGNLVGEKRRAASSLPS; encoded by the coding sequence ATGCAAACTGAAGTGATCCTGCCGCTGATCGCCTACCTGCTGCTGGTGTTCGGCCTGTCGGTTTACGCCTACAGCCGCCGCCAAAGCGGCAATTTTCTCAGCGAGTACTTCCTCGGCAACCGCTCGATGGGCGGCTTTGTGCTGGCAATGACCCTGACCGCCACCTATATCAGCGCCAGCTCGTTCATAGGCGGCCCCGGCGCCGCTTATAAATACGGCCTGGGCTGGGTGCTGCTGGCGATGATCCAGCTGCCGGCGGTGTGGCTGTCGCTCGGCGTACTGGGCAAGAAGTTCGCCATTCTGGCGCGGCGCTATAACGCCATCACCCTCAACGACATGCTGTACGGCCGCTACCAGAGCCGCCTGCTGGTGTGGCTGGCCAGCCTGAGCCTGCTGGTGGCGTTCCTCGGCGCGATGACGGTGCAGTTTATCGGCGGCGCTCGCCTGCTGGAAACCGCCGCCGGCATCCCCTACGACACCGGTTTGCTGATCTTCGGCATCAGCATCGCGCTCTACACCGCCTTCGGCGGCTTCCGCGCCAGCGTGCTGAACGACGCCATGCAGGGCCTGGTGATGCTGCTCGGCACCGTATTGCTGCTGGTGGCGGTGATCCACGCCGCCGGCGGGTTGCACAGCGCGGTGGACAAGCTGCAGCAGATCGACCCGGCGCTGGTGTCGCCGCAGGGCGGCGATCGGATCCTCAGCCTGCCGTTTATGGCCTCGTTCTGGATCCTGGTGTGCTTCGGGGTGATCGGCCTGCCGCACACCGCGGTGCGTTGCATCTCCTATAAGGACAGCAAGGCGGTGCACCGCGGCATCATCCTCGGCACCCTGGTGGTGGCGGTGCTGATGTTCGGCATGCATCTGGCCGGCGCGCTGGGCCGCGCGGTGCTGCCGGATCTGAAGATCCCCGATCAGGTGATCCCGACGCTGATGATCACCGTGCTGCCGCCTTATGCCGCCGGCATCTTCCTGGCGGCGCCGATGGCGGCAATTATGTCGACCATCAACGCCCAACTGCTGCAATCCTCCGCGACCATCATCAAGGATCTGTACCTGGGCGTGCGGCCGCAGCAGATGCAGAACGAGCGGATGATCAAGCGCTTCTCCAGCCTGACTACCCTGATCCTCGGCCTGCTGGTGCTGCTGGCGGCCTGGCGGCCACCGGAAATGATCATCTGGCTGAACCTGCTGGCCTTCGGCGGGCTGGAGGCGGTGTTCCTGTGGCCGCTGGTGCTGGGGCTGTACTGGGAGCGCGCCAATGCGCAGGGCGCCCTTAGCTCAATGGTGTCGGGTGCGTTATGCTATACGCTATTGGCCAGCTTCAACCTGCAGCCGGCGGGGCTGCACCCTATCGTGCCCTCGCTGTTGCTCAGCCTGCTGGCGTTTTATTTCGGTAACCTCGTCGGCGAAAAGCGCCGGGCGGCGTCATCATTACCTTCTTGA